Proteins from a genomic interval of Neodiprion lecontei isolate iyNeoLeco1 chromosome 2, iyNeoLeco1.1, whole genome shotgun sequence:
- the LOC107217750 gene encoding E3 ubiquitin-protein ligase RING1 isoform X2, with amino-acid sequence MLVSKERRVSAHNKSVVGETMASTEQVGLNKTWELSLYELHRTPQDAITDNTEIAVSPRSLHSELMCPICLDMLKKTMTTKECLHRFCSDCIITALRSGNKECPTCRKKLVSKRSLRPDPNFDLLISKIYPSRDEYEAHQERVLAKLNKSHSQAALVNSITEGIKLQSQNRPQRSRKNANEPENPNGTTLNNTGANTSGRTTPVTPMNPANQSDSSQGPIGNINNRTTSRNSTTPSPNPSNQIPKPAKRQKSLQNSENDSAGSSIEAETGGGDSMVDTEGEGPSEPLMLNEIELVFKPHPTEMAGDNSLVKALKENSVRYIKTTANATVDHLSKYLAMRLTLDLDTELSESHRHLNFCIYIAPSPGQLVVLSGSQTLRQVNDKFWRVNRPLEMYYSWKKT; translated from the exons ATGCTGGTAAGCAAGGAGAGGCGAGTATCGGCGCATAACAAAAGTGTTGTCGGCGAGACGATGGCGTCGACGGAGCAAGTTGGTCTAAACAAGACGTGGGAGCTGTCGCTCTACGAATTACACCGAACGCCGCAGGACGCGATAACCGACAACACGGAGATAGCGGTGAGCCCGCGAAGTTTGCACAGCGAATTGATGTGTCCGATATGCCTTGACATGCTGAAAAAAACAATGACAACCAAAGAGTGTCTGCATCGTTTTTGCTCCGACTGTATCATCACAGCGCTTAGGAGCGGCAACAAG gaATGTCCAACGTGCCGGAAGAAGCTGGTGTCCAAGCGGTCGCTTCGCCCCGATCCCAACTTCGATCTTCTCATTTCCAAGATTTATCCGAGTCGTGACGAGTACGAGGCCCATCAAGAGCGCGTCCTGGCAAAGCTAAACAAGTCTCATTCTCAAGCGGCGCTGGTTAATTCCATCACCGAAGGGATCAAGCTGCAGAGTCAGAACAGGCCACAGAGATCTAGAAAGAATGCCAACGAGCCGGAGAATCCCAACGGTACAACGCTGAATAACACCGGGGCAAATACCAGCGGAAGAACAACACCCGTCACTCCGATGAATCCTGCGAATCAAAGCGACTCGTCGCAGGGACCCATTGGAAATATCAATAACA GGACAACGTCGAGAAATTCAACAACGCCATCTCCAAACCCATCAAATCAAATTCCAAAGCCAGCAAAACGTCAAAAAAGTTTGCAGAATTCGGAAAACGATTCGGCGGGATCTAGTATAGAGGCTGAAACAGGTGGCGGTGATTCTATGGTGGATACCGAAGGCGAAGGACCAAGTGAACCGTTGATGCTGAACGAGATTGAACTAGTTTTCAAACCGCATCCAACAGAAATGGCAGGCGATAACTCACTGGTCAAGGCGTTGAAAGAAAACAGTGTTCGATATATAAAAACAACGGCGAATGCGACAG tcGACCATCTGAGTAAATACCTCGCCATGCGTCTGACGCTCGATCTGGACACAGAGCTGTCGGAGTCCCACAGGCATTTAAACTTTTGCATCTACATCGCCCCGTCCCCAGGACAGCTCGTGGTTTTGAGCGGTTCTCAAACGTTGCGTCAAGTAAACGACAAATTTTGGCGAGTAAACAGGCCCCTAGAGATGTATTATTCTTGGAAGAAAACCTAG
- the LOC107217750 gene encoding E3 ubiquitin-protein ligase RING1 isoform X1 has protein sequence MLVSKERRVSAHNKSVVGETMASTEQVGLNKTWELSLYELHRTPQDAITDNTEIAVSPRSLHSELMCPICLDMLKKTMTTKECLHRFCSDCIITALRSGNKECPTCRKKLVSKRSLRPDPNFDLLISKIYPSRDEYEAHQERVLAKLNKSHSQAALVNSITEGIKLQSQNRPQRSRKNANEPENPNGTTLNNTGANTSGRTTPVTPMNPANQSDSSQGPIGNINNSNGLGNVISNPNQQNSNNNVSQPASSPAVSGTTSRNSTTPSPNPSNQIPKPAKRQKSLQNSENDSAGSSIEAETGGGDSMVDTEGEGPSEPLMLNEIELVFKPHPTEMAGDNSLVKALKENSVRYIKTTANATVDHLSKYLAMRLTLDLDTELSESHRHLNFCIYIAPSPGQLVVLSGSQTLRQVNDKFWRVNRPLEMYYSWKKT, from the exons ATGCTGGTAAGCAAGGAGAGGCGAGTATCGGCGCATAACAAAAGTGTTGTCGGCGAGACGATGGCGTCGACGGAGCAAGTTGGTCTAAACAAGACGTGGGAGCTGTCGCTCTACGAATTACACCGAACGCCGCAGGACGCGATAACCGACAACACGGAGATAGCGGTGAGCCCGCGAAGTTTGCACAGCGAATTGATGTGTCCGATATGCCTTGACATGCTGAAAAAAACAATGACAACCAAAGAGTGTCTGCATCGTTTTTGCTCCGACTGTATCATCACAGCGCTTAGGAGCGGCAACAAG gaATGTCCAACGTGCCGGAAGAAGCTGGTGTCCAAGCGGTCGCTTCGCCCCGATCCCAACTTCGATCTTCTCATTTCCAAGATTTATCCGAGTCGTGACGAGTACGAGGCCCATCAAGAGCGCGTCCTGGCAAAGCTAAACAAGTCTCATTCTCAAGCGGCGCTGGTTAATTCCATCACCGAAGGGATCAAGCTGCAGAGTCAGAACAGGCCACAGAGATCTAGAAAGAATGCCAACGAGCCGGAGAATCCCAACGGTACAACGCTGAATAACACCGGGGCAAATACCAGCGGAAGAACAACACCCGTCACTCCGATGAATCCTGCGAATCAAAGCGACTCGTCGCAGGGACCCATTGGAAATATCAATAACAGTAATGGCCTGGGAAATGTTATTTCTAATCCGAATCAACAAAATTCTAACAACAACGTATCTCAACCAGCTAGTAGTCCTGCCGTTTCAG GGACAACGTCGAGAAATTCAACAACGCCATCTCCAAACCCATCAAATCAAATTCCAAAGCCAGCAAAACGTCAAAAAAGTTTGCAGAATTCGGAAAACGATTCGGCGGGATCTAGTATAGAGGCTGAAACAGGTGGCGGTGATTCTATGGTGGATACCGAAGGCGAAGGACCAAGTGAACCGTTGATGCTGAACGAGATTGAACTAGTTTTCAAACCGCATCCAACAGAAATGGCAGGCGATAACTCACTGGTCAAGGCGTTGAAAGAAAACAGTGTTCGATATATAAAAACAACGGCGAATGCGACAG tcGACCATCTGAGTAAATACCTCGCCATGCGTCTGACGCTCGATCTGGACACAGAGCTGTCGGAGTCCCACAGGCATTTAAACTTTTGCATCTACATCGCCCCGTCCCCAGGACAGCTCGTGGTTTTGAGCGGTTCTCAAACGTTGCGTCAAGTAAACGACAAATTTTGGCGAGTAAACAGGCCCCTAGAGATGTATTATTCTTGGAAGAAAACCTAG